CGGTTTTCCTGAAGCAGGGATGGTTCTGGATCGTCGTGCGGTGGGGCGCCCTTGCCGTAATGGCGGTCATGGTCGCTGCTGCATGGGGAAGACGGGGTATAGATGGAGTGGATACCTCCGACCCCCTGATGTACACCAATCTGGGGAACCTGGCGTTCTGGGTTCTCTGGCTCATGGGGATAGTACTGTTGGTCCCTCTGGTGGGACGGGCCTGGTGTTCCGTGTGTCCCGTTGGTGCCATGAACGAGTTTGTATCAAGGTTCGGTTTGAAAAAGGTTTTTCCCCGGTTCATCAGAAACCAGCACCTCAAGGCGTTGGCACTGATGATAACTGTATTAATGATGGGTTTATTTCGGATCCATCACTATCCGGATATCACCGCCTGGTACCTTCTGGCCTGGGTTGCGATCGCTGTGGCTGCGGGTATCCTGTTTGCCGGGAGATCCCTGTGCGCCTACCTGTGTCCAATTGGCGGTATGCTGGGTCTGTACGGCCGGACTGCCCCCCTGCGCTGCGGTGTGAGGGAGGATGAGGTTTGCCGCGACTGCGAGGAGCGGGAATGTGTGCGCGGAGCCGTCAGTTGGTTTACGGCCGGATTCGGCAGGCTGAAGATCTCTCTTCGTATGAGGAAAAACCCATGTCCTGTGAATCTCAAGGTATGGGAAATGGACGGAACAGACCGGTGTCTGTTGTGCCTTAATTGTATGAGAGCCTGCCCCCTGGACAACGTAGCCCTTTTCGGGCGGAAACCCCTTACCTCCCTCTGGACCGAGAGATATCCCAGGTTCTCCGACACGGTATTGGTCGCGTCACTTATGGGGTTTATTTTTCTCACCTTTTCCAGGTTCTGGCCGTCCCTTCAGGAGCTAATGGCCCTCCCGGTTCGATGGATGAACCCTTACCTGGGAACGGCCATAAAGCCGGTGCTTCTTCTCTGGCTGGGTATCGGGCTGCCTCTCCTGGTCGTTCTGATGTCTGCAGCCCTTGTTATATGGAGCCGCTCAAACAATACGTCGGTTATCCCCTTGGGGAAACAGGATTCCCGGGAGGGTTCACCCTTGAAAGTCTGGTTCGAAAACGGGATTTCCTCCGGGGCAGATGATCCGGGCGGGGAGGAAAGGATCATGGGTGCCGATACGGTTCGGGGGTTGTCGGCTGTGTACGCGCCCACCATATTGCCTTTACTCCTCTCCTCCCATCTGGTGCTGGCTCTGGTCAAGCTCAACACGAAGCTGACCTACCTGCCTGTGGCGATGGCAGACCCTGTTGGAGTGAAGTCGTACATGGCCATATGGGAACTCGGTCTTATGTCTCAGCCGGGGATCTGGCTTCCCATCAGCACGGTGAAGATAATTTCCCTGGCACTGCTGTTATCGGGGACCGTTCTTTCCCTTTGGGCCTACTCGAAGATCTCCAGGCGCGAGGGCAGGGGTGCTATCCCCATGCTTTTCCCACTGATGGTCATGGCGGCGGTGGTATACGGAGGCCTGTACAATTGGCTCTTCTAAAAGTTTTTCAGAAATCTGGGCAGAGGTTTAGGCAGAGATCCTGGCAGAAGTATTGGCTGGGGTATACGCTGGCGGCGGCTGTCTGCCTGGTGGCGGTTCCCTCCTACGGACATTATATGGGAAAGGTTGTCCCCATAGGGCACACCGGGGAGAGGTCGGTCCACCTGGCTGCCCAGGTCATCGCCTCCTATTTCGAAGAACAGATGGGCCGGGAAACGGAGCTGGTGGAAACAGGATCTCCCACCCGGTGTATTGAGTCCGTCAGGGACCGGGAGTTTCCCATGGCCGTTGTACCGGATACTGCCCCGGGGGTTTTGCCGGAGGGTGTCCTGAAACTTGAAGGGAAGTTTGGCCCTCCGGGCCTGACAGCCATCTTTATCATAGGCAGTGATGCCCGGAAAAAACTGGAGTTCAGCCTGGTGGAGCGATACCTGGACTCCCTTTCAAAAGGGCTTGAACCTGTCGATTGGGAAAAGGCCCTGGCCCGTGTCGAGGCGGGTGAGGGGGTCAGGGGTGTGGCTCTGGATATGTTGAGGGAAGCGGATCTGTTGTGAAGATCCACCAGAACGCAGCACGCAGAAGAAACCTGAAGTAAGCCGATAGTCGTTAGCGGAAAGCTGAATACACGCAGTGCACCAGTGCATTTGATTCAACCTGAAACCTGAGGGTAGCGAGCACATGAGATACGAGAAAAAGCTTGCATATCTGGTACCATTTATTCTGGCCATTGCATTCGTTTCCTGCAAGCCTGCGGCTGAAGCTCCAGACGGGAAGGCTGCTGTCAGCGATGTTAAACCGCTGCGCATCGGGTACATGATCT
The window above is part of the bacterium genome. Proteins encoded here:
- a CDS encoding 4Fe-4S binding protein, which encodes MHDGTGKKQLKGLAPVFLKQGWFWIVVRWGALAVMAVMVAAAWGRRGIDGVDTSDPLMYTNLGNLAFWVLWLMGIVLLVPLVGRAWCSVCPVGAMNEFVSRFGLKKVFPRFIRNQHLKALALMITVLMMGLFRIHHYPDITAWYLLAWVAIAVAAGILFAGRSLCAYLCPIGGMLGLYGRTAPLRCGVREDEVCRDCEERECVRGAVSWFTAGFGRLKISLRMRKNPCPVNLKVWEMDGTDRCLLCLNCMRACPLDNVALFGRKPLTSLWTERYPRFSDTVLVASLMGFIFLTFSRFWPSLQELMALPVRWMNPYLGTAIKPVLLLWLGIGLPLLVVLMSAALVIWSRSNNTSVIPLGKQDSREGSPLKVWFENGISSGADDPGGEERIMGADTVRGLSAVYAPTILPLLLSSHLVLALVKLNTKLTYLPVAMADPVGVKSYMAIWELGLMSQPGIWLPISTVKIISLALLLSGTVLSLWAYSKISRREGRGAIPMLFPLMVMAAVVYGGLYNWLF